Part of the Scyliorhinus torazame isolate Kashiwa2021f chromosome 20, sScyTor2.1, whole genome shotgun sequence genome, aaactccacacggacagtgacccgggaccgggattgaacccgggtcctcagcgccgtgaggcagcagtgctaatcactgtgccaccgtgctgcccttttacagAACTGGGTTTTGAAGACTTGTGTTTGCATAACACCATTCCCATCTCCAGGGTGTTCCAAAACCCTTCAGGGTCACAGAGTCAGGAGTgctttcactgttgtaatgtgggaagctGGGCGGGCAAATCAGGCATAGCAAGCTCCGACTAACGgccatgtgataatgatcagatactcTGTTTttggatgttggttgagggatcgaTTTTGCCTGGCTCTTCCCTGAATAGCCACCGGGATGGATCTAATAATAATCTACATTattgtgcatgtccacagatctttgaaagtggcaacacaagtggacaaggtagtcaagaaagcacacggaatgctcgccttcattggacggggcatcgagtataaaaactggcaagtcatgctgcagttgtgtagaaccttggtaaggtcgcacttggagtattgcgcacaattctggtcaccacactaccaggaggatgtggaggctttggacagggtgcagaggaggtttaccaggatgttgcctcgtctggaggatgttagccatgtggagaggctgaatagactcggactgttttcattagaaagacggaggttgaggggcgacctgatagaggtctacaagattatgaggggcatggatagagtggatgggcaggcactctttcccagggtggaggggtcactcaccagggggcataggtttaaggtccatggggcaaagtttagaggagatgtgcgaggcaggttttttatgcagagtgtggtgagtgactggaacgcgttgccaggggaggttgtggaagcagatacattaacggtgtttaaaaacgcatcttgacaaacacatggataggatgggtagagagggttACGGCACTAGGATGTGCTGAAAGttttgactggtacaggcttggagggccaaagggcctgttcctgtgctatattgttctttgttcttgtcacaagtaggcttacattgacactgcaatgaagttatcaatgacaattccctagttgccacactccggcacctgtttgggtacacagagggagaattcagaatgtcctcttcacccgacaagcacgtctttcaggacttgtgggaggaaaccggagcacccggaggaaacccgcgcagacacggagagaatgtgcaacgacgcaagccgggaatcgaacccgggaccctggcgctgtgaagccacagtgctaaccactgtgcagacaGTAAAAGAGTGCAGCTTCCAGTTTGATAGCTCAGTGGTCTGACTGTTCAGTCAGCGCATAACGCAGTGTAATTCATACTTACCAGGACGTCTGTACCTACCGGTGGAATGGAAGTTGATGAAATAGGAAAACTCCTGCCCCAGCTTCTCGTCGCTGGCAAAAGCGCAGACACAGGCGTAGAAGTGAATGCATCGTTTTGGCGACTCCTCCTTGATGGAGCCCggtttgctggctttgaaagcctgGCAGGAGCAGTAGAATTTGCGCTCCGTCACACCTTTCATCCTCGCCTTCTCGTGGAAGGAGACATGCAGGAAGCCCAAGCTGTGCTTGGGGCTGGCTTTGCACTTCACCACCATGATGCTCTTGGTGATCCTCTGCACCAGGGGCCCGCTTGACTCGGTGGCCAGCGTCCAGATGGCCTGCTTGGTCTCGCCGCTCACCTGGAGGGAGTTCAGCACCGAGCTCTTCAGAGTGTGCGGGGTGGCCTCCAGGTGGCACTCCGTGGCAAGCTTGACGTGCTGGCACTGATACTCGGAGGCTCCTTGCGTTGATactttgaagcaggtggggacgaaGCAGCGGCCGGTTATGTGGGTAATGATGGTGCCATCCACTGTCTGAACCGCCTCCGACGTGCCGAGTTCCACAAAGCCCCGGTAGTCGGGTCCGCGGTCTCGAAGCCTCACCGAGTAGACCTGCGAGGCCGAGCCAGTGACTATGCGAACAGCGTCAATGCTGGGCAGCTGCTTCCGCACGCCATCTCTGAAGACAGCCCCGCAGCTCTTATTCTTGCAGCTCAGTCCACGGGTGCCATTGATCGTGCCGCACTTGGGGCACTTCTTGATGCCCCGGAGAGTCGGCTTGCCCAAGTCGGCCAGGAAAGCCAGGGTTTTCGTCCTCTCTGGGTGTTGCTCCATCTCTCATGGGACTGGCCTCGTCAAAGCCCTACTGGAGAGGAAAGCGGGTTAAGTTTGTCAAATAAGCATGGCAAAATATGAAAGGATAACTGTGCACACCAAAAAGAGAGGCAGCTTGCCtccgatggaatacaatgtggaaaagtgtgaggttatgcactttggaaggagaaaaaaGGCATaaagtattttctaaatgggaaatcagaagcacaaagggacttgggagtccttcttcacgattctcgtaaggttaacgtgcatgttcagtcggcagttaggaaggcaaatgcaatgttaacattcatgtcgggagggctagaatacatgagcggggatgtacttctgaggctgtataaggctctggtcagaccccatttggagtattgtgagcagtgttgggccccgtatctaaggaaggatgtgctggccttggaaagggtccagaggaggttcccaagaatgatccctggaatgaagagcttgtcgtatgaggaccggttgaggactctgggtctatacctgagtttagaaggatgagggggaatcttactgaaacttacaggatactgcgtggcctggatagagtggacgtggagaggatgtttccacttgcaggaagaaCTAGAAGCAGAGGAGCTGAGGTGAAGACAGGGgaagacatcacagaaaagctgtgacctgagtggctggttgagaatctacactaaatttaaaaaattaagcattggtaactaattaaacataattacttaattataatttagaggggtatctaagccagagatcggagagtactatatttagctttcgcatttatagtagaaatctagtgcttggaaacagatagttaacagtaactttaaaaaaaaaaaatttaacttttaattttaatttactaattaattgacgcaatgtcagttagaggggtgcagtgctctgactgtgagatgtggcaggtcctggaggcttccagcgtcccggatggcttcatctgcagaaagtgcacccaactggagctcctcacagaccgcatggttcggttggagcagcaattggatgcacttaggagcatgcaggtggcggaaagcgtcatagatagcagttatataaatgtggtcacacccaaggtgcaggcagagaaatgggtgaccaccagaaagggcaggcagtcagtgcagaaatcccctgaggttgtccccctctctaacaggtatacccctttggatagtgTTGGAGggcatagcctatcaggggaaaatagc contains:
- the c20h2orf42 gene encoding uncharacterized protein C2orf42 homolog isoform X1; this encodes MEQHPERTKTLAFLADLGKPTLRGIKKCPKCGTINGTRGLSCKNKSCGAVFRDGVRKQLPSIDAVRIVTGSASQVYSVRLRDRGPDYRGFVELGTSEAVQTVDGTIITHITGRCFVPTCFKVSTQGASEYQCQHVKLATECHLEATPHTLKSSVLNSLQVSGETKQAIWTLATESSGPLVQRITKSIMVVKCKASPKHSLGFLHVSFHEKARMKGVTERKFYCSCQAFKASKPGSIKEESPKRCIHFYACVCAFASDEKLGQEFSYFINFHSTGLQANTETQLLAIYPQDPTSQAAVSAVSKARKKKKDDITVSQPIDESQVSLSFQDWLASVTERINQTMHYQFNGRPEPLVFHVPQTFFDALQQRISMGSKKKRLPNSTSGFVRKDAVPLGTFSKYTWQITNVLQVKQIFDTPEMPLEVTRSFIENRDGTYELFKCPKVQVESIAEAYRRVEKQPTIRPLELKTFLRVGNMSPEQKEPTPFIIEWIPDILPRLKIGEMRIKLVYGHHRNGHIECREQQPPLGHNLELSPSLATINIH
- the c20h2orf42 gene encoding uncharacterized protein C2orf42 homolog isoform X4 gives rise to the protein MEQHPERTKTLAFLADLGKPTLRGIKKCPKCGTINGTRGLSCKNKSCGAVFRDGVRKQLPSIDAVRIVTGSASQVYSVRLRDRGPDYRGFVELGTSEAVQTVDGTIITHITGRCFVPTCFKVSTQGASEYQCQHVKLATECHLEATPHTLKSSVLNSLQVSGETKQAIWTLATESSGPLVQRITKSIMVVKCKASPKHSLGFLHVSFHEKARMKGVTERKFYCSCQAFKASKPGSIKEESPKRCIHFYACVCAFASDEKLGQEFSYFINFHSTGLQANTETQLLAIYPQDPTSQAAVSAVSKARKKKKDDITGFVRKDAVPLGTFSKYTWQITNVLQVKQIFDTPEMPLEVTRSFIENRDGTYELFKCPKVQVESIAEAYRRVEKQPTIRPLELKTFLRVGNMSPEQKEPTPFIIEWIPDILPRLKIGEMRIKLVYGHHRNGHIECREQQPPLGHNLELSPSLATINIH
- the c20h2orf42 gene encoding uncharacterized protein C2orf42 homolog isoform X2 encodes the protein MEQHPERTKTLAFLADLGKPTLRGIKKCPKCGTINGTRGLSCKNKSCGAVFRDGVRKQLPSIDAVRIVTGSASQVYSVRLRDRGPDYRGFVELGTSEAVQTVDGTIITHITGRCFVPTCFKVSTQGASEYQCQHVKLATECHLEATPHTLKSSVLNSLQVSGETKQAIWTLATESSGPLVQRITKSIMVVKCKASPKHSLGFLHVSFHEKARMKGVTERKFYCSCQAFKASKPGSIKEESPKRCIHFYACVCAFASDEKLGQEFSYFINFHSTGLQANTETQLLAIYPQDPTSQAAVSAVSKARKKKKDDITGRPEPLVFHVPQTFFDALQQRISMGSKKKRLPNSTSGFVRKDAVPLGTFSKYTWQITNVLQVKQIFDTPEMPLEVTRSFIENRDGTYELFKCPKVQVESIAEAYRRVEKQPTIRPLELKTFLRVGNMSPEQKEPTPFIIEWIPDILPRLKIGEMRIKLVYGHHRNGHIECREQQPPLGHNLELSPSLATINIH
- the c20h2orf42 gene encoding uncharacterized protein C2orf42 homolog isoform X3, translating into MEQHPERTKTLAFLADLGKPTLRGIKKCPKCGTINGTRGLSCKNKSCGAVFRDGVRKQLPSIDAVRIVTGSASQVYSVRLRDRGPDYRGFVELGTSEAVQTVDGTIITHITGRCFVPTCFKVSTQGASEYQCQHVKLATECHLEATPHTLKSSVLNSLQVSGETKQAIWTLATESSGPLVQRITKSIMVVKCKASPKHSLGFLHVSFHEKARMKGVTERKFYCSCQAFKASKPGSIKEESPKRCIHFYACVCAFASDEKLGQEFSYFINFHSTGLQANTETQLLAIYPQDPTSQAAVSAVSKARKKKKDDITVSQPIDESQVSLSFQDWLASVTERINQTMHYQFNGFVRKDAVPLGTFSKYTWQITNVLQVKQIFDTPEMPLEVTRSFIENRDGTYELFKCPKVQVESIAEAYRRVEKQPTIRPLELKTFLRVGNMSPEQKEPTPFIIEWIPDILPRLKIGEMRIKLVYGHHRNGHIECREQQPPLGHNLELSPSLATINIH